From Phragmites australis chromosome 5, lpPhrAust1.1, whole genome shotgun sequence, a single genomic window includes:
- the LOC133919736 gene encoding nudix hydrolase 18, mitochondrial-like produces MAVLLARQGRELQRYSQNTGGRIVVGCIPYRVRGDGELEVLVITSQKGHGMMFPKGGWEEDESMDEAARREALEEAGVLGDTEPVLGFWHYKSRRYVDQTYEGFMFPLRVADELHQWPEMASRKRTWATVQQVMDGCSHWWMREALEQLVSRHAKLQSAL; encoded by the exons ATGGCCGTGCTGTTAGCGAGGCAGGGGCGCGAGCTGCAGAGGTACAGCCAGAACACCGGCGGGCGCATCGTGGTGGGCTGCATCCCGTACCGCgtgcgcggcgacggcgagctgGAGGTGCTGGTGATCACGTCGCAGAAGGGGCACGGCATGATGTTCCCCAAGGGCgggtgggaggaggacgagtCCATGGACGAGGCCGCCCGGCGCGAGGCCCTCGAGGAGGCCGGCGTCCTCGGCGACACCGAGCCGGTCCTCGGCTTCTGGCACTACAAGAGCCGCCGCTACGTCGACCAGACCTACGAGGGCTTCATGTTCCCGCTCCgcgtcgccgacgagctccACCAGTGGCCCGAGATGGCCTCCCGCAAGCGCACCTGG GCAACGGTGCAGCAAGTGATGGACGGATGCTCGCACTGGTGGATGCGGGAAGCGCTCGAGCAGCTCGTCTCCCGGCACGCGAAGCTGCAGTCTGCTCTCTGA